A single genomic interval of Halalkalibaculum roseum harbors:
- a CDS encoding UPF0182 family protein → MNKLLQGKGKSRFWIGIILVFGFLIAAFSDWIIEWLWLGSLGYEQVFWTIKGTQFLLLGGALLVALLYILPNMHFLANQSKTINFSQSPLGQLNLEQFTHKQFKTIFYSFGVLFSLFFAFAYYMRWDSYFRFHWNETFDKVDPIFGLDIGFYLFRLPFIETIQNSLSILVFFVTLLMLVFYLYSGSLSLQGSSGISARDSVKKHLSLNLGVWLLLLSWGYYLERYKLLYNPNGTVFGAGYTDVHVVLPVLWIMVIFCLVLSVLAFMQYFISNFRWLIIGGVATAAVGIIGQGLLPTAIQKFQVEPNELQLETPFLEHNISQTREAYKLNRINEREYNARDTLTWEKLENNTSTLQNIRLWDPRLVIQTYRQLQEIRLYYQFYNVSLDRYQTEEGYMQMMVSARELSEEMPEQADTWVNRHLQFTHGYGMVMSPVAQIGTQGDPIFTIKDLPPVSEMGLNVDQAGIYYGDHDPSYKIVNTDIEELDYPRGDQNVYNNYDGNGGVSIDGFFSKLLFAWEFSDINILLTDYIREGSKIQFWRSIRERVRRTAPFLQFQDDPYMILVNGDLKWIQDAYTTSPHYPYSERYNGQLNYIRNSVKVVVDAYDGTVDFYAIDEEDPILDVYMDIFPDMFKSLNEMPEAIKAHIKYPQTLFEIQMDIYNTYHMTNPQVFYNNEDLWERPNEKYGGQQIKMEPYYVLSKLPGDDNLQYMLISPLTPNNRDNMIAWMTAKSDFPQYGEVEVFKLPKERLILGPAQIEARIDQDTEISRQLALWDQRGSRVIRGNLMIIPIEDSFIYVEPVFLIAEGVDIPQLQRVIVTVGEKVVMEPTLGLALESLFGQRPEERIMAATETVISQDSSQAQVQGPAQTPTGPQLEEFKTLWSEAQRALRDGNWQLFGEKMKEIEDLMNEE, encoded by the coding sequence ATGAATAAATTACTTCAAGGTAAAGGTAAATCACGGTTTTGGATTGGAATAATACTGGTATTCGGATTTTTAATTGCTGCATTTTCCGACTGGATTATTGAATGGCTATGGCTGGGAAGTCTGGGCTATGAGCAGGTATTTTGGACAATAAAAGGAACACAATTTCTTCTTTTAGGAGGAGCTCTACTGGTCGCATTGTTATACATTCTGCCCAACATGCACTTTTTGGCCAATCAATCAAAGACGATTAACTTCAGCCAAAGTCCCTTGGGGCAGTTGAATTTAGAGCAATTCACCCATAAACAGTTTAAGACTATATTTTACTCTTTTGGTGTTTTATTCAGTCTCTTTTTCGCCTTTGCCTATTATATGCGTTGGGATTCCTATTTCCGATTCCACTGGAATGAGACTTTTGATAAAGTAGACCCCATATTTGGCCTGGACATTGGGTTCTACCTCTTCCGGCTTCCTTTTATTGAGACCATTCAAAATAGCCTTTCCATATTGGTTTTCTTTGTCACCCTGCTCATGCTGGTTTTTTACCTGTATTCAGGTTCATTAAGTCTGCAGGGATCATCTGGAATTAGTGCACGAGATTCAGTAAAGAAACATTTAAGTCTTAACCTGGGAGTCTGGCTGCTTCTGCTCTCCTGGGGATACTACCTGGAGCGATATAAGCTATTATATAATCCGAACGGTACGGTATTTGGAGCAGGTTATACCGATGTTCATGTAGTACTCCCTGTGCTCTGGATTATGGTAATATTCTGTCTGGTACTTTCTGTACTCGCGTTTATGCAATATTTTATATCCAACTTCAGATGGCTCATAATCGGAGGTGTTGCTACTGCAGCAGTGGGTATCATTGGTCAGGGATTACTTCCAACCGCAATTCAGAAATTTCAGGTAGAACCTAATGAGTTACAGCTGGAAACTCCCTTTCTGGAGCATAATATTTCACAGACGAGGGAAGCTTACAAGCTAAACAGAATCAATGAGCGTGAATATAATGCCCGTGACACTCTTACATGGGAGAAACTGGAAAATAATACCTCTACCCTTCAGAACATAAGGCTATGGGATCCTAGGCTTGTTATTCAAACCTACCGGCAACTGCAGGAAATTCGCCTTTATTATCAATTCTACAATGTAAGTCTGGATCGCTATCAAACTGAAGAAGGCTATATGCAGATGATGGTATCAGCCAGGGAGTTGTCCGAGGAGATGCCCGAGCAGGCAGATACCTGGGTAAACAGACATCTTCAATTTACACATGGTTATGGAATGGTAATGAGTCCGGTGGCTCAAATCGGAACACAGGGCGATCCTATCTTTACTATAAAAGACCTACCGCCTGTTTCTGAAATGGGTCTAAATGTTGACCAAGCCGGCATCTATTATGGGGATCATGATCCAAGCTATAAAATTGTAAATACCGATATTGAGGAATTGGATTACCCGAGAGGCGATCAGAATGTTTACAATAACTACGATGGTAATGGCGGTGTTTCCATTGATGGTTTCTTCTCCAAATTGCTTTTTGCATGGGAGTTTAGTGATATAAATATACTATTGACCGATTATATTCGCGAAGGTAGTAAGATTCAGTTTTGGAGAAGTATTCGTGAAAGAGTCAGGAGAACGGCCCCCTTCCTTCAGTTTCAGGATGACCCGTACATGATATTGGTAAACGGTGATTTAAAGTGGATTCAAGATGCATATACTACTTCCCCGCACTACCCCTACTCTGAACGTTATAATGGTCAACTAAACTACATTCGGAACTCCGTTAAAGTAGTTGTTGATGCCTATGACGGCACCGTGGATTTTTATGCCATTGATGAGGAAGATCCCATTCTGGACGTGTACATGGATATCTTTCCTGATATGTTCAAATCTTTGAATGAGATGCCGGAGGCTATAAAAGCACATATCAAGTATCCCCAAACATTGTTTGAAATACAGATGGATATTTATAATACCTACCATATGACGAATCCACAGGTATTTTATAACAACGAAGACTTGTGGGAGCGCCCGAATGAAAAATATGGCGGCCAGCAAATTAAAATGGAGCCATACTATGTGTTAAGCAAGCTTCCGGGTGATGATAATCTTCAATATATGCTTATCAGTCCCCTGACGCCCAATAACCGGGATAATATGATAGCGTGGATGACTGCAAAATCTGATTTTCCTCAATACGGTGAAGTGGAGGTCTTCAAACTGCCTAAAGAACGGCTCATTCTTGGTCCTGCCCAAATAGAGGCCAGAATAGACCAGGATACCGAAATATCACGACAGCTTGCTCTTTGGGATCAACGGGGTTCACGTGTGATTAGGGGTAACCTGATGATTATTCCTATTGAAGATTCCTTCATTTATGTAGAGCCCGTATTCCTGATTGCGGAGGGAGTAGATATACCCCAACTGCAAAGGGTAATTGTGACGGTTGGTGAAAAAGTTGTTATGGAGCCCACATTGGGACTTGCACTTGAATCACTGTTTGGCCAAAGACCGGAAGAACGAATTATGGCGGCTACCGAAACTGTAATTAGTCAAGATTCTTCGCAGGCCCAAGTTCAGGGGCCGGCTCAGACCCCGACAGGTCCCCAGTTGGAAGAGTTTAAAACCCTTTGGAGTGAAGCTCAACGGGCTTTAAGGGATGGAAATTGGCAGCTATTCGGTGAGAAGATGAAAGAAATTGAAGACCTTATGAATGAAGAATGA
- a CDS encoding alpha/beta fold hydrolase, with translation MLHYQTYYLGPEKDWVVFVHGAGGSSSIWFKQIKAYKKHFNVLLVDLRGHGKSKDLMQKYYEDQYTFQLISKDILNVLDEVGIEKAHFVGVSLGTIIIRTIGEIDPDRVESMVMSGAVMRLNIRSRFLVWVGHLFKKVVPFMWLYKLFAWIILPRKRHSESRLLFIREAKKLYQKEFLKWFNMTKDINPLLRYFREKELPIPTLYVMGSEDYLFLPPVRKIVSDHKQSVLQVIEECGHVCNVEQPNVFNRLSIQFLKNQ, from the coding sequence ATGTTACACTATCAAACATATTATTTAGGTCCTGAGAAGGACTGGGTGGTTTTTGTTCACGGAGCAGGCGGGAGTTCTTCTATTTGGTTCAAGCAGATTAAAGCCTATAAAAAGCACTTCAATGTATTGCTTGTGGACCTCAGGGGTCATGGTAAGTCAAAAGACCTCATGCAGAAATATTATGAGGATCAATATACTTTTCAGCTAATCAGCAAAGACATTCTCAATGTACTTGATGAGGTTGGAATAGAAAAAGCACACTTCGTGGGAGTTTCCCTGGGTACCATCATAATTCGCACCATCGGTGAGATCGACCCCGACCGTGTAGAGTCAATGGTCATGAGCGGTGCCGTAATGCGCCTTAATATCCGATCGCGATTCCTGGTCTGGGTCGGACACCTATTCAAAAAGGTTGTACCATTTATGTGGCTCTACAAATTATTTGCCTGGATTATTTTACCAAGAAAACGTCATTCAGAATCAAGACTGCTGTTCATCCGTGAGGCCAAAAAGCTTTATCAAAAAGAATTTCTAAAATGGTTCAATATGACGAAAGATATCAACCCCCTATTGCGCTATTTCAGGGAAAAGGAACTTCCTATACCTACCCTATATGTCATGGGCTCTGAAGATTACCTGTTTCTGCCACCTGTCAGAAAGATTGTATCGGATCACAAGCAATCCGTTTTGCAAGTGATTGAAGAGTGTGGTCATGTATGTAATGTCGAACAACCCAATGTGTTTAACCGTCTCTCCATCCAATTTTTGAAGAACCAGTAG
- a CDS encoding lipase maturation factor family protein, whose protein sequence is MVELFEGLYSSNYWFSKFLLQRGLALIYLLAFTNALNQFIPLLGSKGLLPVPQFLERMSFKKKPSLFHWHYSDTYFKTVAYIGFFLSLLALSGISDSGPVWASMVVWFLLWIIYLSIVNVGNIFYGFGWESMLLEAGFYAIFLGPLSWSTPILMIWIFRWMVFRVEFGAGLIKMRGDSCWRDLTCLNYHHETQPLPNSLSWFFHQLPEPLHKAETFFNHLVQLVIVWGLFFPQPVASIAAGLIILSQGYLIISGNYSWLNWLTIILAFSGFSDEILNSLTGMAVPSVTSVPFYFETLVVLLTLIVIYLSFDPVRNMLSKSQKMNFSFNPIHLVNTYGAFGSVTKERYEIIIEGTDDKFPDENATWKAYEFKGKPGNPARRPPLVSPYHLRLDWQMWFAAMSRSPRRHPWFQSLIARLLQNDESTLNLLRENPFPEDPPLSIRARLFKYEYTSHKERKKTGNWWKREYVQDYMKPQSLYSDE, encoded by the coding sequence ATGGTAGAATTATTTGAAGGTCTCTACTCCTCAAATTATTGGTTCAGCAAGTTTCTTTTACAAAGGGGGTTGGCTCTTATTTATCTCCTGGCATTTACTAATGCTCTGAATCAATTTATCCCATTATTGGGTAGCAAAGGCTTATTACCTGTTCCACAGTTCCTCGAACGGATGAGCTTTAAGAAGAAACCCAGTCTGTTTCACTGGCACTATTCTGATACGTACTTTAAGACCGTTGCATACATTGGCTTTTTTCTCTCCCTACTGGCACTTTCTGGTATTTCCGATTCGGGTCCGGTTTGGGCATCAATGGTTGTCTGGTTTTTATTGTGGATCATTTACTTATCCATTGTAAATGTTGGAAACATATTTTACGGTTTCGGATGGGAATCTATGCTGTTGGAAGCAGGATTCTACGCCATTTTTCTTGGCCCGTTATCCTGGTCTACTCCAATACTTATGATCTGGATTTTCAGATGGATGGTTTTTCGGGTGGAGTTCGGAGCCGGTCTGATTAAAATGCGTGGTGATTCATGCTGGAGAGATCTTACATGCCTCAATTATCATCATGAAACACAGCCTTTACCCAATTCCCTGAGTTGGTTTTTTCACCAGCTTCCGGAGCCATTGCACAAGGCTGAAACCTTTTTTAATCATCTGGTTCAGCTGGTTATAGTTTGGGGACTTTTCTTCCCTCAACCTGTAGCTTCAATTGCAGCGGGGCTTATCATCCTGTCCCAAGGTTATCTTATTATAAGCGGTAACTATTCCTGGCTAAACTGGTTAACTATTATACTTGCATTCAGTGGATTCAGTGATGAGATTTTAAATTCACTTACAGGAATGGCCGTGCCGTCTGTTACTTCAGTTCCTTTCTATTTTGAAACCCTCGTTGTATTACTGACACTAATTGTGATCTATTTAAGTTTCGATCCCGTGAGAAATATGCTTTCAAAAAGCCAAAAAATGAACTTTAGTTTTAATCCCATTCATCTTGTTAATACATATGGAGCTTTTGGCAGTGTCACTAAAGAGCGATACGAAATTATTATTGAAGGTACCGATGACAAGTTTCCAGATGAAAACGCAACCTGGAAGGCATACGAATTCAAAGGCAAACCCGGTAATCCTGCACGCAGACCACCGCTTGTTTCCCCGTACCACCTAAGGCTGGATTGGCAAATGTGGTTTGCAGCAATGAGCAGAAGTCCCAGACGGCATCCATGGTTTCAATCTTTAATAGCAAGATTACTGCAAAACGACGAGTCAACTCTAAATTTACTTAGAGAGAATCCTTTCCCAGAAGACCCGCCTCTCTCCATCAGGGCTAGATTATTTAAATATGAATATACCAGCCATAAAGAGCGTAAGAAAACCGGAAACTGGTGGAAACGTGAATACGTTCAGGATTACATGAAACCTCAATCACTTTATAGCGATGAGTAA
- the der gene encoding ribosome biogenesis GTPase Der, with product MLPVVSIVGRPNVGKSTIFNRLIGSRKAIVDDQYGVTRDRHYGESHWNGREFTVIDTGGYQPDATDVMIEGIREQVHIALDESDIILFVVDTEAGITSLDMSVANLLRQQEKPVLLVANKSDNEERALNATEFYSLGFEELFPVSAINGTGTGDLLDRLVELLPEETEEPESKYPKLAVVGRPNVGKSSFVNAMLDDERCIVTDIPGTTRDSINSKLVYNDKTYILVDTAGLRKRRKVEENVEFYSAVRTDRALRDCDVAIIMLDAMRGFEAQDKHILSEAERFNKGIVIVLNKWDLVPEKDTNLLKEFEEYIYAEVPNMKWVPIVSISATNKKRIGKVIEVAEEVIQEREKVISTPDFNDFLQRIAKERPLPIKRGHALKIKYATQVKSAPPVFKFFMNTPSELPANYRRFIEKRIREEFGFKGVPITMTFKQK from the coding sequence ATGCTCCCCGTAGTTTCAATAGTAGGAAGGCCAAATGTAGGCAAGTCTACCATCTTTAACAGACTTATAGGAAGTCGCAAAGCCATTGTTGATGATCAGTACGGGGTTACCCGTGACCGTCATTATGGGGAGTCGCACTGGAACGGCCGAGAATTTACCGTAATTGATACAGGTGGATATCAACCGGATGCAACCGACGTTATGATTGAAGGTATCCGAGAGCAGGTGCACATTGCCCTTGACGAGTCGGATATTATTCTGTTCGTAGTTGATACCGAAGCGGGAATTACCAGCCTTGATATGTCGGTGGCAAATTTACTTCGTCAACAGGAAAAACCTGTTTTGTTAGTTGCGAATAAGTCTGATAACGAAGAGAGGGCATTAAATGCCACAGAATTTTACAGCTTGGGTTTTGAAGAACTTTTTCCTGTCTCAGCAATTAATGGCACAGGTACCGGTGATCTTTTAGATCGTCTCGTGGAACTACTTCCCGAAGAGACAGAAGAACCCGAAAGTAAATATCCAAAACTGGCAGTTGTCGGTCGGCCGAATGTAGGCAAAAGCAGTTTTGTGAATGCCATGCTGGATGATGAACGCTGCATCGTCACGGATATACCCGGTACTACGCGCGATTCCATTAACAGTAAGCTGGTTTATAACGATAAGACCTACATATTGGTGGATACGGCCGGGCTCAGAAAAAGAAGAAAAGTAGAGGAAAATGTTGAGTTTTATAGTGCTGTAAGAACCGACAGAGCTTTAAGGGATTGTGACGTGGCAATTATTATGCTCGACGCCATGAGGGGTTTTGAAGCACAGGACAAGCACATACTCAGTGAGGCAGAACGTTTTAACAAGGGAATTGTAATCGTTCTGAATAAATGGGATCTGGTTCCTGAAAAAGACACGAATCTGCTCAAAGAATTTGAAGAATATATCTATGCTGAAGTGCCCAATATGAAATGGGTACCCATTGTGAGCATATCAGCTACGAATAAAAAACGTATCGGTAAAGTTATTGAGGTAGCAGAAGAAGTGATCCAGGAACGAGAAAAAGTTATCAGTACACCCGACTTTAACGATTTCTTGCAGCGGATTGCTAAAGAACGTCCGCTTCCTATTAAAAGGGGACATGCCTTGAAGATCAAATATGCTACACAGGTAAAATCAGCTCCGCCTGTATTCAAATTCTTTATGAATACGCCATCTGAGCTTCCGGCCAATTATCGGCGTTTTATTGAGAAACGGATCAGGGAAGAGTTCGGTTTCAAGGGTGTACCTATTACCATGACGTTCAAACAGAAATAA
- a CDS encoding amidohydrolase family protein, which translates to MNKLISVLLLLAISINVQAQESDEKWDVSDPGGPYKEFGLKTDEGTWMNIDVSPDGSKIVFDMLGDIFIMPAQGGKAKVLRSGMAYEIQPRFSPDGNSILFTSDAGGGDNIWVMNSDGSDARQITKEDFRLLNNAFWSPDGNYFVAKKHFSSTRSLGSGELWLYHKSGGSGIQLVEKPNEQQDLGQPFISPDGRYVYYSQAVYPGGYFQYNKDPNSQIYAINRYDRETGKIERVTGGPGGAISPTISPDGTRMAFIRRVRTKSVLYVRNLDTGIEKPVFENLSKDQQEAWAIFGPYVNIDWMPGNQHLVFWSNGKINKLNIETQETEYIPFEVEVTHKLAAAANFKQDPAPDTFTARAIRHAVTAPGGDYMVFNAVGYLWKKELPNGAPVRLTKGEAYEYEPSFSHDGNKLVYVTWSDLEKGTIKVLDMNSANSAPKTVTTEKAIYRDPSFSPDGNTILFRKEDGNNHQGHVYTTEPGIYSMPAAGGVAKQIIEEGTNPIFNAEGNRIYFLGGSYLDNAFKSVDLSGNNERTHFTSKYGNNYVVSPDNKWVAFNELFKVYLAPMPEAGTAIALSADTKAIPVTHVAKDAGINLHWLDDGNSLGWTLGDRYYTVKLNEAFDFLDGQSEKELPIPTREGIEIGLELKQDKPNSTIALKGGHIITMNDQREVIEDGLILVRENRISFVGDMDESQIPPEATVIDLDGKTIMPGIIDVHAHIGNFREGLDPQQQWEYFANLAYGVTTAHDPSSNTEMVFSQAEKIKAGNTVGPRLFSTGRILYGADADFKAVINDYEDALSAIRRTKAFGAFSVKSYNQPRRNQRQQVMKAAKELEVLVMPEGGSTYTHNMSMIFDGHTGIEHNIPIFPVYNDVKTLWSNSSTGYTPTLVVNYGSVSGEYYWYQNTKVWEKEHLLKYTPRSVIDPRSRHRTMIPQEEYEIGHISSASMAKDLLREGVNVNLGAHGQLQGLGAHWELWMFEQGGMTEMEALQVATINGAKYLGLDHELGSIETGKLADLIVLDGNPLENIRETENVIHTMVNGRFYNTATMNEMASREKERLPFWWELEGYSGQFDWHAQSDAHGHVQCSCGIHIE; encoded by the coding sequence ATGAATAAGTTAATATCGGTATTACTTCTCCTAGCTATATCTATCAATGTCCAAGCACAAGAGAGCGATGAAAAGTGGGACGTAAGCGATCCGGGCGGACCCTATAAAGAGTTCGGCCTCAAAACCGACGAGGGTACCTGGATGAATATTGATGTAAGTCCCGATGGTAGTAAAATCGTGTTTGATATGTTGGGTGATATTTTCATCATGCCGGCACAAGGCGGAAAGGCAAAGGTTCTGAGAAGCGGGATGGCTTATGAAATACAGCCCCGATTCAGTCCCGACGGTAATAGCATACTCTTCACCAGTGATGCGGGGGGCGGTGACAATATTTGGGTCATGAATAGTGATGGTTCCGATGCAAGACAAATAACCAAAGAGGATTTCAGATTGCTTAATAATGCATTTTGGTCTCCTGATGGCAACTATTTTGTAGCCAAGAAACATTTTAGCTCAACACGCTCTCTGGGATCCGGAGAGTTATGGCTTTATCATAAAAGTGGCGGATCAGGGATACAGCTGGTAGAGAAGCCTAATGAGCAGCAGGATTTGGGACAGCCTTTTATTTCACCGGATGGCAGATATGTATATTACAGCCAGGCGGTATACCCCGGCGGGTACTTTCAATATAATAAGGATCCCAATAGCCAGATATATGCTATCAATCGTTATGATAGGGAGACCGGGAAGATTGAACGAGTCACCGGAGGCCCGGGTGGAGCAATTAGTCCGACCATATCACCTGACGGTACGAGGATGGCCTTTATTCGCCGCGTAAGGACCAAAAGTGTTCTTTATGTACGAAACCTTGACACCGGGATTGAGAAGCCTGTATTCGAAAATCTCAGCAAGGATCAGCAGGAAGCGTGGGCAATATTTGGCCCTTATGTAAATATCGATTGGATGCCGGGTAATCAGCACTTGGTATTTTGGTCAAATGGTAAAATAAATAAATTGAATATTGAGACGCAGGAGACAGAATATATACCTTTTGAAGTTGAAGTAACCCATAAGCTTGCTGCTGCAGCAAATTTCAAACAGGATCCGGCCCCGGACACCTTTACAGCCAGAGCTATCCGTCATGCTGTAACTGCTCCCGGTGGAGATTATATGGTATTTAATGCTGTGGGTTATCTTTGGAAAAAAGAACTCCCGAATGGTGCACCTGTCCGGTTGACTAAAGGAGAAGCTTATGAGTATGAACCCTCTTTTTCACATGATGGCAATAAGTTAGTATATGTCACCTGGAGTGATTTAGAGAAAGGGACTATTAAAGTTTTGGATATGAATAGCGCTAATAGCGCTCCTAAAACTGTTACCACAGAGAAAGCAATTTATCGGGATCCTTCATTCTCTCCGGACGGTAACACCATTCTTTTTCGCAAGGAAGATGGAAATAACCATCAGGGCCATGTTTATACCACTGAACCCGGAATATATTCTATGCCGGCTGCCGGAGGAGTAGCTAAGCAAATAATCGAAGAAGGTACAAATCCAATATTCAATGCAGAAGGAAACAGGATCTACTTCCTTGGAGGCTCTTACCTGGATAATGCTTTCAAAAGCGTTGATCTGAGTGGGAATAATGAACGAACCCATTTCACGAGCAAATACGGAAACAATTATGTGGTCAGTCCCGATAACAAATGGGTCGCATTTAACGAGCTCTTCAAAGTGTATCTGGCCCCAATGCCAGAAGCAGGTACAGCTATTGCACTCAGTGCAGATACCAAGGCCATTCCGGTCACACATGTTGCCAAGGATGCCGGTATAAATCTTCACTGGTTGGATGACGGCAATAGTCTCGGCTGGACCCTAGGGGACAGATATTATACAGTGAAACTTAACGAGGCTTTTGATTTTCTTGATGGACAATCGGAAAAAGAACTTCCAATACCTACCCGGGAAGGCATTGAAATCGGACTTGAGCTGAAACAAGATAAGCCTAATAGCACCATAGCTTTAAAGGGTGGACATATAATCACAATGAATGATCAAAGAGAGGTAATTGAAGATGGCTTGATTTTGGTCAGGGAAAATAGAATTTCGTTTGTTGGAGATATGGATGAAAGTCAGATACCCCCGGAGGCCACGGTTATAGATCTTGATGGCAAGACAATAATGCCGGGCATTATAGATGTTCATGCCCATATTGGCAATTTCCGCGAGGGATTGGATCCACAGCAGCAATGGGAATACTTTGCGAATCTTGCATATGGCGTTACTACAGCTCATGACCCATCTTCCAATACAGAAATGGTATTTTCTCAAGCTGAAAAGATTAAGGCTGGGAATACAGTAGGACCTCGTTTGTTTTCAACCGGTAGAATTCTCTATGGGGCAGATGCAGATTTTAAAGCAGTTATAAACGACTATGAAGATGCCTTGTCAGCTATTAGGCGTACCAAAGCTTTCGGGGCCTTTTCTGTAAAAAGCTATAATCAACCTAGAAGGAACCAACGCCAGCAGGTAATGAAAGCTGCAAAAGAACTTGAGGTGTTGGTGATGCCTGAAGGAGGTTCTACCTATACGCATAATATGAGTATGATTTTCGACGGTCATACCGGCATTGAGCATAATATTCCTATATTTCCGGTGTATAACGATGTTAAGACGCTATGGAGCAACAGCAGTACAGGTTATACACCGACGCTGGTAGTGAATTACGGAAGTGTAAGTGGTGAATATTACTGGTATCAGAATACTAAAGTGTGGGAAAAGGAACACCTGTTGAAATATACCCCAAGATCAGTAATTGATCCCCGTTCCAGACATCGCACCATGATTCCACAAGAAGAGTATGAAATAGGTCACATCTCAAGTGCTTCAATGGCTAAAGATTTGCTACGAGAAGGCGTAAATGTAAATCTGGGAGCCCATGGTCAACTGCAAGGTCTTGGCGCCCATTGGGAACTCTGGATGTTTGAGCAGGGGGGAATGACAGAAATGGAAGCTTTACAAGTCGCTACGATAAATGGGGCCAAATACCTGGGTCTGGACCATGAACTGGGCTCAATTGAAACCGGTAAGCTTGCAGACCTCATTGTATTGGATGGAAATCCTCTTGAAAACATCCGGGAAACGGAAAACGTAATTCATACAATGGTCAACGGGCGATTTTATAATACGGCAACCATGAATGAAATGGCTAGCCGGGAAAAAGAACGTCTTCCTTTCTGGTGGGAATTAGAAGGGTACAGCGGTCAGTTTGATTGGCATGCTCAATCAGATGCACATGGTCATGTACAGTGCAGCTGCGGAATTCATATAGAGTGA